TATTACTCTGGAGCCTTATTTTATTACCAAACAACAATTTATTGACGAAAGCCGTGCACTGCTTAATGTTGAAGGTGGTTTTATAAAAGGCATCCGATTATTAGGGCTAACCTTGTCAAATTTTATAAACGAAGAAGACAAGCAGGGTAGTATTCAACTTACCATCGATTTTTGATTCTGTTTGTTAAAATCTCTGTTTTGATTTGCAATATTTCAACGAACTCCCGTATCTTACCCTTCAATTAATAAACACCGCAAATTGGCCGACTGCGATAAAAAAGTACGACTTACAGTTTCGGTGTACTCACATTTTTATTATGAAACGAATTAAACGCTTTTTTCTGCTACTGATTCTTTTGGCTATAATTACTTATTTGCTGGGGCCCAAACCACCTAAACCAGAGTTAAATAAAGATTTGCCATCGCTATCGGCAAGTATTGCCAATATCGAAACATTTGTGAAACGAAAGGAAGCAGCTTTTTCGATTAAGCCGGATAATGAATCGAGAATAATATGGGCAAACGATAGCCTGAAAGAACGTACCGATTTTTGTGTGCTTTACCTGCATGGATTTTCAGCATCGTGGTACGAAGGCTACCCTGCGCATGAACGTTTTGCCAGTTATTTTGGGTATAATTTGTATGTGCCACGTTTATACGATCATGGCTTGGTAACTGAAGATCCGTTACTGAATATGACCCCCGATGAACTTTATGCCTCGGCAAAAGAAGCATTAATGGTTGCCCGTAGTTTGGGTAAAAAAGTTATTATAATGAGTACTTCAACCGGAGGAACACTGGGTTTGAAATTGGCGGCTGATTTTCCGGAATATGTTGATGTCCTGATTCTTTATTCCCCGAATATTAAAGTTCGGAATAGTTCGATGGCCTTGTTGTCAAAACCCTGGGGCCTGCAAATCGGAAGAAAAGTAATGAAAGGAAAATACCGGACTTCTGAAGATGATTCGGAATCGAAAGCTTGTCAGTACTGGAACTGTAAATACCGGGTAGAAGCCCTGGTTTATTTGCAACAGCTGGTAGAGGCTACCATGACCAAAGAAACCTTTAGCCGGGTAACGGCACCTGTATTTTTAGGCTATTACTACAAAGATGCAGAGAACCAGGACGAAACAGTTAGTGTTGATGCGATGCAAAAAATGTTTGATGCCCTGGGAACACTACCGGCGAAAAAAGTAAAAAAGGCATTTCCGGAGGCCGGAGATCACGTTATTGCCTGCGAATTAACCTCAGGAAGTGTTGAAAATGTAATTGCCGAAACAATTCGCTTTGGCGAAGGTATTCTTGGGATTAGCCCAGCCCGTTAGCAATGGTTCTTTAATGAACTGTCAGGTGCAGTTTATCAGGAAATTTGAGCAGCTGCTTCTTCGTCTAAAAACCAGGTAAGTGTTCCGTTTGCCGGCGAAATATAGTACGCAGGTAGCAATTGTGCAGCATCGTTGTCGTTCATAATTTCAGCAACACGTAATGCTTTGTTTGCTCCTGTAACCATAAAAAATACGCGGTTGGCATTGTTTAATACATTGCCGGTTATGGTAATACGTTTTTGTCCTGTTATGGGATGAACGGCAACTGCACAGCTCTGTTCGTGCTCAAAAAGTTCCAGCTGATCAGGAAAGATGGAGGCAGTATGGCCGTCGTCGCCTAATCCCAGAATAATTAAATCGAAAACAGGATCTTTTCCCCTGGAGTTTA
Above is a genomic segment from uncultured Draconibacterium sp. containing:
- a CDS encoding alpha/beta hydrolase; its protein translation is MKRIKRFFLLLILLAIITYLLGPKPPKPELNKDLPSLSASIANIETFVKRKEAAFSIKPDNESRIIWANDSLKERTDFCVLYLHGFSASWYEGYPAHERFASYFGYNLYVPRLYDHGLVTEDPLLNMTPDELYASAKEALMVARSLGKKVIIMSTSTGGTLGLKLAADFPEYVDVLILYSPNIKVRNSSMALLSKPWGLQIGRKVMKGKYRTSEDDSESKACQYWNCKYRVEALVYLQQLVEATMTKETFSRVTAPVFLGYYYKDAENQDETVSVDAMQKMFDALGTLPAKKVKKAFPEAGDHVIACELTSGSVENVIAETIRFGEGILGISPAR